TTAGTAATAAATGTTTGATCAATACAAAAATAGTAATAAATGTACCACCTGACCTCATATATTTTGTATATATGTATCCTAAGTTTTGTTCTATTTTTAATGTAAAATGCTAATACAAAATAATGATTTATATCGGCTAGTCTCAAATCAAATATAATTTCAGAATAAAAAACAAACTCTACTTAGTTGATAACCGAACTCTAATACCATACATAAATTTACATCATATTTGGAAAAAGTAAAAGTATATATATAAGTTTTAATTTAGCTAATTACCCTTAGTTTTAAGTCAAAACTATAAAAACAGTTTTTATAAAAGCTTTTTTTATTTTTTGGGTTTTGTTTTATATAAGGAAAAACAAAGAAAAACAAAACACCTTCAATCGATATTCTCTATTAAATCAAAATTTACCACAAAATCAGAAAAGCAAATGGCTACAAAATAGGAAACCTAAAGCCAAAAAGGCTCGTAGGAAGTTAGGAACCAAGCCGTCCGAGCAACCGGCCACGTCCACTAACACGCGCTGTCCATCAGATTTACCTAGAATACAAACCAAATATGATAATACCACAACTAACGGTGAGAAATTTGAAACTAGCCAGCGAGTGCGAGAAGTGGAGGAAATGTCTCCAAAATGAGAGATTTCAAGAGAAAGAGACAATATAATTATATGTCAATTTCCAACTTTCAAAGTTTTCTTGTTTGTTTAAAATTTCTTAAATATCTTGGACGATTTGGTGACATTACCTCTACATGTTTCTTGGACATGAAAACAGATGGGTGAGAACAAGCTAAGCGTTGACGTACCTATCACAAAGATCCCTTTAAGATAGAATAGTTGATTGCATTCGCTGCTTGAATTTGCATGTGATCGATAATAATGTGTTGGAGTTGCGTTTCTAGACTCTCATGTTTCAAGAATAGAGACACTCTCTTTTTCTTTACTTTTTCTAGTAATTTTAGCCTAATAAGTAACCCCCTCCCACTCACTCTTTGCAACATCTCTCACTTGTTGTAATGTTTCTGCCTAACTTTATATTCGCCTATTTTCATCCTCATCTTTAGTTAGTTACCCATCACATTATAATATATGACACTAGCACCACAATTTTATTATTCTATTTTCACTATATTGGTTCAAAGGTGCGTATTTAACCACCAACAATTCCTCCAATAAATAAAAAAAAGACAATTCCTCCATAAATCCCATGTTACGTTCTATGGGCTCAATTGTATATTTGAATTACAATCTTCTAATTAAACCCCCCTAACCATCAGCTTCTTTCCTTTAGCATTCTGTAAAATACAATTTTCAAACACTGAAACATGTTATATTTGTAAATTGTAATGTCAAATCATATTTGAGAGTTAAAAACACGCAAAATTACGTTTAACACTGTCAAGTCCTATCTTAAATATCATCGGTGATTCAGTTTAATGGCTAAACCGAACTTCTGTCTGATTTCCACTCGCTCATCAGGGTTTCAAACCCCACTTGGGTTACTGGCCTAATGGGCCAGGCCAATATGATAGGGTCTACGTTCCACACGCAGGGATTTTAAAACATACACAAGAAGAGCTTATAAAACAATCTACTGAGAAATAGTGATCCGAAGTAAAGTGCAGTTTTCACCAATACTACAATGATCGAATTCGAATGAGTCCAACAAAATGTAAATGAAGTTTGCAAAGGCACTAGAACAAAGACTCAAAAGCACACACTAAAAACTAAACGTAACATAGCAAAGACTTCACACAACAGCTACTTTGCGAGAGAGACATCATCATCTGTTTGCTCGTACATCATTCTTCTGCTGGAGGCGAACGAGAGTGGCTGATTCAGTTCAAAGCAACAAAGAGTGTTAAAATATGGTATTGATAACAAAAAAAAATGTAATTTTAAGATAGTTTTGCGATGGTGTACCTCTCGCGTATGGGGCTGTCTGCACCATCATATCCTCTTCCAGCCTCTTCTTCTTCCATTATCGGTCCAGGGCTTTCTACTTGACCATTCTCAGGGCTAGACTTAGACCTTGACCTCTCCCTCTCCCTCCTCTTCTCATACGGAGGAGGACTCCTGCTTTCACCATGTCCGTTTCTTGGACTACGGTCCCTCACAGCTACGTTCTCTGGGCTAGCCTCCTTCTCCCTCCTGCGGTCATCTCTCTTATAATCAGGACTAGCCTCCTTCTCCCTCCTACGGTCATCCCTCTTATAATCAGGGCTATCGACCCTCTCCCTCCTCCGATTATCCCTCTTGTAGTCAGGGCTAACCCTGGCTCTCCTGTAAGGACTCGGGCTGCGTCTTCCTCTGCCGTAGTCAGGGCTAGTCCTCTCCTTTCTGTGTCCAATAGGACTAGCACCTCGGCCGTAGTCAGGACTGCCTCTCTCTCTTCTGTAAGGACTAGGTGATCGCCTTCTCCTATCGGGAGACCTATCACGACGTCTCTCGGGGCTGTATCCGTTTCCTCTAGCATCATCATCTTTCATTGCATACTCCACTGAGATCACCTTATCCATAAGGTTACTGCAAACACAAAATAGAAGTTGACGATGTGAGCTTGAAGCCAAAGGAAAGGAGACTGTGAAATGAACAAAGAAAGAAACCTTGAGTTTGTAGCATCAAGTGCTCTGGTGGCGTCTTCTTGCAACTCGTATTGGATAAATGCGAAGTTCCTTCTGATCCTAACGTTAACGATTTTTCCATACGGCTCGAAATGTCTCTCCAAGTCACGGGTCCTAGTGCTCTCTGCGTCGAAGTTGATGACAAAGAGAGTCTTGGAAGGACGCAGGCTTGATGATCTCCTTGAACCACTTGATCTTGTAGGAGCTCCACGCTCATTCTACACCAAACCATTAAAAAAAATTAGCATTCATTCACTAAGTCTATTATAAGAGTAGTAAAGAAACGATAAGTCAATTTTGCTACCTTAGTCCACTCAACACGGAGTCTGCGTCCCTTACGGCCATACTCATAGCGGTCAAGCGCTCGGATAGCATCTTCAGCATCCCTTTCGTTTTCCATATAGACAAAAGCAAACCCTGGAGAAAGAAAGAAACAAAACAGGCAGAGGTCCAGAACATAAGAATAGTCAAATAAACTAGAAGAAAACTCATCCAACACAGAAGAGCGTCCTCTTTGCATCGGCAGCAACAAGTAAAATTTTCGTAACATTCACAAAGAGAGAAGAGCCTAGAAAGTCTTCAAACTAATTTAAGTAACTAGTGAAGCAGTTTGACAGACCTTAGCATTATGGGATTTAATATGTCAACTGAAAACGTTGAGGGTCATTAGACGGAATCGTGGAGAGAAGAAATAAGGTGGTGCATACTCCAGATTTGAGCTGCGGTGAGAGGTTGGTATGATTCTACGAGGTGGGGGGAATGAAATGCAACTAAGTCGAGGATATGGGAAGGTAGTGTGCTATTGCGGATGAGGAGGGGGGGGGGACAGGTCCATCAAAGGCTGAGAATGGGCATATCCCAAGATCGACAAGAAAAAAATCCCTGCGCCAAAGAAATTGTTGAGTATGCCGTTTTTATTTAACCCCAAAAAGTACTTGTTTTCTCGTTAGAACTTGAATGCCGTCTGCTTGAGTGCGTGGGTGAAGTTGAGATGGGCATACGTATGTGAGGGAACAAGACACGAGGGTGTGACAACGGTACGTACTCCAGAGATGGAACGGATTCGAGTTAATGAATTGATGGAATCGAGTTTGGCTCCCAAGTTAACAACAAATAAGAAACAAGAGAGCTTACCAGCTTTCATGTCAACCCTGTCGACCTTGCCGTATCTTCTGAAAAGGCGCTCAAGATCACCTTCACGAGCGTCATACTCAAAGTTGCCACAGAACACAGGTCTCATCTTCCCCTACTACACGGAAACACCATTTATTAAACAATCGGAAACAAACCAACGATCGAGTACTAATTCAAGGTTTCAGATTAAGACCTAAATTCAAAGTCAATTACATCATAAAATCTAATTGAAAGGCAGCTAGTGTATTCCATCTTTGTAGCAGATGATAAAACCTCAGATCTGATATCATCAAATCTTAGGAGCAAATCGAGCAATTGAGTTTGAAAAGAGAGATACTGAACTTCATCAGATGGTGAAATCTATTTCAGTTTTACCTTTAGCGAGAGGTTGAAAAGCCTCTACCGCCCGTCGACAGTCGAAACCCTAGAAGAGGACGAAGAAGAGGCTCTTTTAGATTTGTTTTTTCTTTTGGCTTTCTTCGAGCCTCGCGAGAGATAAATGAATGTGAGAAACTGATACTTCTTTTTTTTTTTTCTTTTTAAAAGATATTTTTGGCCCTTTTTAACTTTAAATAAGTATTGCAAGTTTTTTTTTTTTTGTGTAAGCATTTTTATAATTTAAAAAATATGAATCCTAAATGATATTAACTAAACGTTGTTTTTAATATGCAATATATACATTTTTATCTATTTATAAACTTATATCTTTCAAAATTTTAATCAAATATAAGAGTTTGGAGATGTATATACTATATAGAGCTAATTGACTCTTTTTTTTTTTTAACACATAGAGCTAATTGACTATTTCACTGTATATTGTAACAAATAAATGTTTTGCAGCTAATAGCAAACTATTGACGTCAAAACTAACATTAAAAACACTTTTGTCCGGCAACTAATACGACATTTGAAAACAAGAATTAATTAAAAAGAAATACTCACTTTTTGTATTTGTAGTTGTTGCAGCGTCATTGTACTTGAACTAAATCTAGCATACGGAAGAATCAGATATCTATACTCGTTTTTAGATTT
The DNA window shown above is from Brassica oleracea var. oleracea cultivar TO1000 chromosome C3, BOL, whole genome shotgun sequence and carries:
- the LOC106336331 gene encoding serine/arginine-rich splicing factor RS41 isoform X2, which gives rise to MRPVFCGNFEYDAREGDLERLFRRYGKVDRVDMKAGFAFVYMENERDAEDAIRALDRYEYGRKGRRLRVEWTKNERGAPTRSSGSRRSSSLRPSKTLFVINFDAESTRTRDLERHFEPYGKIVNVRIRRNFAFIQYELQEDATRALDATNSSNLMDKVISVEYAMKDDDARGNGYSPERRRDRSPDRRRRSPSPYRRERGSPDYGRGRRSPSPYRRARVSPDYKRDNRRRERVDSPDYKRDDRRREKEASPDYKRDDRRREKEASPENVAVRDRSPRNGHGESRSPPPYEKRRERERSRSKSSPENGQVESPGPIMEEEEAGRGYDGADSPIRESHSRSPPAEE
- the LOC106336331 gene encoding serine/arginine-rich splicing factor RS41 isoform X1 translates to MRPVFCGNFEYDAREGDLERLFRRYGKVDRVDMKAGFAFVYMENERDAEDAIRALDRYEYGRKGRRLRVEWTKNERGAPTRSSGSRRSSSLRPSKTLFVINFDAESTRTRDLERHFEPYGKIVNVRIRRNFAFIQYELQEDATRALDATNSSNLMDKVISVEYAMKDDDARGNGYSPERRRDRSPDRRRRSPSPYRRERGSPDYGRGASPIGHRKERTSPDYGRGRRSPSPYRRARVSPDYKRDNRRRERVDSPDYKRDDRRREKEASPDYKRDDRRREKEASPENVAVRDRSPRNGHGESRSPPPYEKRRERERSRSKSSPENGQVESPGPIMEEEEAGRGYDGADSPIRESHSRSPPAEE
- the LOC106336331 gene encoding serine/arginine-rich splicing factor RS41 isoform X3 — translated: MENERDAEDAIRALDRYEYGRKGRRLRVEWTKNERGAPTRSSGSRRSSSLRPSKTLFVINFDAESTRTRDLERHFEPYGKIVNVRIRRNFAFIQYELQEDATRALDATNSSNLMDKVISVEYAMKDDDARGNGYSPERRRDRSPDRRRRSPSPYRRERGSPDYGRGASPIGHRKERTSPDYGRGRRSPSPYRRARVSPDYKRDNRRRERVDSPDYKRDDRRREKEASPDYKRDDRRREKEASPENVAVRDRSPRNGHGESRSPPPYEKRRERERSRSKSSPENGQVESPGPIMEEEEAGRGYDGADSPIRESHSRSPPAEE